A genomic segment from Cyprinus carpio isolate SPL01 chromosome A22, ASM1834038v1, whole genome shotgun sequence encodes:
- the LOC109107388 gene encoding uncharacterized protein LOC109107388, with protein MAASSARCIARWLSSGLPGLRSTCALLQSFRHADIAALRICWIRSYVKGGNLGCWRHRRGVTLNRVPDLLNMSSEYQRKWRRRRARVDALVEHDSSSKSEGSVEPVMEGEGNPLTVGSTHDEFHPVGGCSSSIGTAAGYISGDTEEENNYETDSSETESERLDETSQPTAETPSLHKDLASWATATNQTHKTLNELLHVLRRHGYTIPKDARSLLGTPGVPVQNKCNGQYIYYGIERYLIEHFSKETLPGQAELCFNVDGVPLFKSRKMCFWPILGQIKNCQPFIVALYYGSSKPDSVEEFLRDFLEELQQLIQNGVSFHNLVHTVTVKAIICDAQARSFLKCIKSHSSLHGCERCVAVAQTIEGRVVYLTKGPAEERRDEIFNRAGYSDHQKKISPLARAGILC; from the exons ATGGCAGCCTCCAGTGCTCGCTGTATCGCACGCTGGCTGTCAAGCGGTTTACCTGGACTTCGCAGCACCTGTGCGCTTTTACAGTCCTTTAGACACGCAGATATTGCGGCTCTGAGGATATGTTGGATTCGCAGTTATGTGAAGGGGGGTAATTTAGGCTGCTGGAGGCACAGAAGAGGTGTGACATTGAACAGGGTACCAG atTTGCTAAACATGTCCTCTGAGTACCAAAGGAAGTGGAGACGACGAAGGGCAAGGGTTGATGCCTTAGTGGAACATGATAGCAGCTCTAAATCAGAGGGGTCAGTGGAGCCAGTCATGGAGGGTGAGGGCAATCCCCTCACAGTGGGATCAACACATGATGAATTTCATCCTGTGGGCGGCTGTAGTTCTTCCATTGGCACAGCAGCGGGCTACATTAGCGGTGATACTGAAGAAGAAAACAATTATGAAACCGATTCTTCTGAAACAGAGTCTGAGCGGTTGGATGAGACTTCACAGCCAACTGCTGAAACACCATCTCTCCACAAGGACTTGGCTAGTTGGGCTACTGCTACAAACCAGACCCACAAAACACTAAATGAGCTTCTTCATGTGCTCAGACGTCATGGCTATACAATTCCCAAAGATGCTAGAAGCCTTCTTGGTACTCCAGGAGTCCCagttcaaaataaatgcaatggACAGTATATTTACTATGGTATTGAGCGTTACCTTATTGAACATTTCTCAAAAGAAACACTGCCAGGGCAAGCTGAACTGTGCTTTAATGTAGACGGCGTGCCATTGTTTAAATCTAGAAAAATGTGCTTCTGGCCCATTCTTGGTCAAATTAAGAACTGTCAGCCATTTATTGTAGCACTGTATTATGGGTCCAGCAAGCCTGACTCTGTTGAGGAGTTCTTACGAGATTTCTTGGAGGAGTTGCAGCAACTCATTCAAAATGGCGTTTCATTCCATAATTTGGTTCACACAGTTACAGTGAAGGCCATCATCTGTGATGCACAAGCCAGGTCATTtctcaaatgtattaaaagtcACAGTAGTCTGCATGGATGTGAGCGATGTGTTGCAGTAGCACAAACGATCGAGGGGAGGGTAGTTTACTTGACAAAGGGTCCTGCTGAAGAAAGAAGAGATGAGATATTTAACCGTGCTGGATACTCtgaccatcaaaaaaaaatatctcctCTTGCTAGAGCTGgtattttgtgttaa